A section of the Ignavibacteriales bacterium genome encodes:
- a CDS encoding RNA methyltransferase — translation MTEKRFNKIKNVVLKRQKYLTIILENIHDPHNAAAIFRTADAVGIDKIYLVYNTNEFPKIGRITSGSAVKWIERMKFNNAKECIGELKGDGYSVYSTHMDENEANMSLYDLDLTGRTALIFGNEKEGVSDEARELSDGNFLIPMNGMVQSLNVSVAAAVCLYEAMRQRQCKGMYDTSEYSPEELKIKEEIYLNK, via the coding sequence TTGACGGAAAAAAGATTCAATAAAATAAAAAATGTTGTTCTAAAACGTCAAAAATATCTAACAATTATTCTCGAGAATATTCATGACCCACATAATGCTGCGGCGATATTCAGGACGGCAGACGCGGTGGGAATCGATAAGATATATCTGGTCTATAATACGAATGAATTCCCAAAAATAGGGAGAATTACGTCGGGTAGCGCTGTAAAATGGATCGAGAGGATGAAATTTAACAATGCGAAGGAGTGCATAGGGGAGTTGAAGGGCGACGGGTATAGTGTATATTCGACGCATATGGATGAAAACGAGGCAAATATGTCACTGTATGATCTGGATCTGACGGGAAGGACGGCGCTGATATTCGGGAATGAGAAGGAAGGGGTATCAGACGAGGCTCGGGAGTTGTCGGATGGGAATTTTCTGATCCCGATGAACGGGATGGTGCAGTCGTTGAATGTGTCGGTAGCGGCGGCAGTATGTTTGTATGAGGCTATGCGGCAGAGGCAGTGCAAGGGAATGTACGATACATCCGAATATTCACCGGAAGAGCTTAAAATCAAAGAAGAAATCTATCTTAACAAGTAG